The following are from one region of the Sandaracinus amylolyticus genome:
- a CDS encoding CpaF family protein, which yields MSGNNTIPKDVFEQTILNFFAPIRPFLDDPSVSEVMINGPDQIYVERKGKLTLTGAKFSSRDALTAALRNLAQFVGRHVDEHRPILEARLPDGSRVEAVLPPAAPDGPHVAIRRFFRETLTVERLVGFGSFTPEAAEFLKAVVTVKENTIVAGGTGSGKTSLLNALTGFIPNDDRIVVIEDSQEVQPQQPHIVQLEARPPDARGRGQVSIRDLFKATLRMRPDRIVVGEIRSGEALDLVQAMTSGHGGCMATVHATYPLDTLNRLETMCLMSDIALPLHALRAQIASGVDIIVQTSRLRDGSRCVTHISEVQGYDPEKGYDVKDVFVRRYHGDDAQGKVVSTFELTGFMPKCVEHIHGYGLRLPNVMYEMAQRTGGQAAYAGHDGGGHGGGGHGH from the coding sequence GTGAGCGGCAACAACACGATCCCGAAGGACGTCTTCGAGCAGACGATCCTCAACTTCTTCGCGCCGATCCGGCCCTTCCTCGACGACCCCTCGGTCAGCGAGGTGATGATCAACGGGCCCGACCAGATCTACGTCGAGCGCAAGGGCAAGCTCACGCTCACCGGCGCGAAGTTCAGCTCGCGCGACGCGCTCACCGCGGCGCTGCGCAACCTCGCGCAGTTCGTCGGTCGCCACGTCGACGAGCACCGGCCGATCCTCGAGGCGCGCCTGCCCGACGGATCGCGCGTCGAGGCGGTGCTGCCGCCCGCCGCGCCCGATGGGCCGCACGTCGCGATCCGCCGCTTCTTCCGCGAGACGCTGACCGTCGAGCGCCTGGTCGGGTTCGGCTCGTTCACCCCCGAGGCCGCCGAGTTCCTCAAGGCGGTCGTCACGGTGAAGGAGAACACGATCGTCGCGGGCGGCACGGGCTCGGGAAAGACGTCGCTGCTCAACGCGCTCACCGGGTTCATCCCCAACGACGACCGCATCGTCGTCATCGAGGACTCGCAGGAGGTGCAGCCGCAGCAGCCGCACATCGTGCAGCTCGAGGCGCGCCCGCCCGACGCGCGAGGCCGCGGTCAGGTGAGCATCCGCGACCTCTTCAAGGCCACGCTGCGCATGCGCCCCGACCGCATCGTCGTCGGCGAGATCCGCAGCGGCGAGGCGCTCGATCTCGTGCAGGCGATGACCTCCGGTCACGGCGGCTGCATGGCGACGGTCCACGCGACGTACCCGCTCGACACGCTGAACCGCCTCGAGACCATGTGCCTGATGAGCGACATCGCGCTGCCGCTGCACGCGCTCCGCGCGCAGATCGCGAGCGGCGTCGACATCATCGTGCAGACCTCGCGCCTCCGCGACGGCTCGCGCTGCGTCACGCACATCAGCGAGGTCCAAGGTTACGACCCGGAGAAGGGTTACGACGTGAAGGACGTATTCGTGCGTCGCTATCACGGCGACGACGCGCAGGGAAAAGTGGTGTCGACCTTCGAGCTCACCGGGTTCATGCCGAAGTGCGTCGAGCACATCCACGGCTACGGCCTGCGTCTGCCCAACGTCATGTACGAGATGGCGCAGCGCACCGGCGGCCAAGCGGCGTATGCTGGGCACGACGGCGGCGGCCACGGCGGCGGCGGTCACGGTCACTGA
- a CDS encoding DUF2891 family protein, with the protein MGSLEDSERLAPFVAMALGCVHRSYPNQIAHLLRDDSDARPPRALTPVFYGCYDWHSAVHGHWLLARASRVFPDAPFAAPARAALETSLTAAGIAGEVAYLRDRPTFERPYGLGWLFALQAELEDGLAEALAPLTAIARGHLVNWLPKLSSPTRVGTHAQTAFALGLVLDAARTMGDHDLAAIVSARAHDFFAGDHDYPLHLEPGGEDFLSPSLGSADLMARVLAPDAFATWLTRVLPDDAPTRLAPVQSHATRRRIVSRRSARRPG; encoded by the coding sequence GTGGGCTCCCTCGAAGACTCCGAGCGCCTCGCGCCCTTCGTCGCGATGGCGCTCGGCTGCGTGCACCGGTCGTATCCGAACCAGATCGCGCACCTGCTCCGCGACGACTCCGACGCGCGCCCGCCGCGCGCGCTCACGCCGGTCTTCTACGGCTGTTACGACTGGCACTCCGCGGTGCACGGGCACTGGCTCCTCGCGCGCGCATCACGCGTCTTTCCCGACGCACCGTTCGCCGCGCCGGCGCGCGCCGCGCTCGAGACGAGCCTCACCGCCGCGGGCATCGCGGGCGAGGTCGCGTACCTGCGCGATCGACCCACGTTCGAGCGCCCCTACGGCCTCGGGTGGCTCTTCGCGCTGCAGGCCGAGCTCGAAGACGGGCTCGCCGAGGCGCTCGCGCCGCTCACCGCGATCGCGCGCGGGCACCTCGTGAATTGGCTGCCGAAGCTCTCGTCGCCCACCCGCGTGGGCACCCACGCCCAGACCGCGTTCGCGCTCGGCCTCGTGCTCGATGCGGCGCGCACGATGGGCGATCACGATCTCGCCGCGATCGTCAGCGCGCGCGCCCACGACTTCTTCGCGGGCGATCACGACTACCCGCTGCACCTCGAGCCGGGCGGCGAGGACTTCCTCAGCCCGAGCCTCGGCAGCGCCGATCTCATGGCGCGCGTGCTCGCGCCCGATGCGTTCGCCACGTGGCTCACTCGCGTGCTCCCCGACGACGCGCCGACGCGCCTCGCGCCGGTGCAATCTCACGCGACACGAAGAAGGATCGTATCGCGGCGATCCGCGCGAAGGCCTGGATGA
- a CDS encoding alpha/beta hydrolase: MPYRTFARSALRTVLASPEPLLRSMVGELPRNDRGHELDVGVGAFLRGIAAQRPKTSSRPLAHLRHEMDHRAPLADFARCALHRVHERDIEIPGAGHSIPVRVYEPGPPTATPRPIVVYFHGGGFCIGSLRSHDGLCSRIARRADCIVVAVEYRLAPEHRFPAAVEDALAAFRWTAAHARALGGDPQRVAVAGDSAGGNLAAVVAWHERARDPRPCFQLLVYPVTDWSHDTESYRLFSEGFLHEADAMMFFRENYLGGCAVSAADPMASVLHAPCVRGAPRAHVVTAGFDPLRDEGERYARKLEAAGVHVDLQCEESLVHGFFSLGGILHTSRRAIDRAIDALARGMRA, encoded by the coding sequence ATGCCGTACCGCACGTTCGCCCGCAGCGCTCTGCGCACCGTCCTCGCGTCGCCCGAGCCGCTGCTGCGCTCGATGGTCGGCGAGCTCCCGCGCAACGATCGCGGTCACGAGCTCGACGTCGGCGTCGGCGCGTTCCTCCGCGGCATCGCCGCGCAGCGCCCGAAGACGAGCTCGCGCCCGCTCGCGCACCTGCGCCACGAGATGGATCATCGCGCGCCGCTCGCCGACTTCGCGCGCTGCGCGCTGCATCGCGTGCACGAGCGCGACATCGAGATCCCCGGCGCCGGCCACTCGATCCCGGTGCGCGTGTACGAGCCCGGCCCGCCCACCGCGACGCCGCGCCCGATCGTCGTCTACTTCCACGGCGGCGGCTTCTGCATCGGCAGCCTGCGCTCGCACGACGGGCTCTGCAGCCGCATCGCGCGCCGCGCCGACTGCATCGTGGTCGCGGTCGAGTACCGGCTCGCGCCCGAGCACCGCTTCCCCGCGGCGGTCGAGGACGCGCTCGCGGCGTTCCGCTGGACCGCGGCCCACGCGCGCGCGCTCGGCGGCGATCCCCAGCGCGTCGCGGTCGCGGGCGACAGCGCGGGCGGCAACCTCGCGGCGGTGGTCGCGTGGCACGAGCGGGCGCGCGATCCGCGGCCCTGCTTCCAGCTCCTCGTGTACCCGGTGACCGACTGGTCCCACGACACCGAGTCGTATCGCCTCTTCTCCGAGGGCTTCCTCCACGAGGCCGACGCGATGATGTTCTTCCGCGAGAACTACCTCGGCGGATGCGCGGTCTCGGCGGCGGACCCGATGGCCTCGGTGCTCCACGCGCCCTGCGTGCGCGGCGCGCCGCGCGCCCACGTCGTCACCGCGGGCTTCGATCCGCTGCGCGACGAGGGCGAGCGCTACGCGCGCAAGCTCGAGGCGGCGGGTGTGCACGTCGATCTGCAGTGCGAGGAGTCGCTGGTGCACGGCTTCTTCTCGCTGGGCGGGATCCTCCACACGTCGCGCCGCGCGATCGATCGCGCCATCGACGCGCTCGCGCGCGGGATGCGCGCCTGA
- a CDS encoding ArsR/SmtB family transcription factor, whose protein sequence is MKRPPALTERERAALALTDALDPRLLTALAEPVRLEIVKSLLLRGPADATAIAAPLPVDRSVVSRHLKILLDSGMITVRKEGRRRIYELDGPTLVARFDDIAARTRSVVALCCPSPTAALRRASD, encoded by the coding sequence GTGAAACGACCTCCGGCGCTCACCGAGCGCGAGCGCGCCGCCCTCGCCCTGACCGACGCCCTCGACCCGCGCCTGCTCACCGCGCTCGCCGAGCCGGTGCGCCTCGAGATCGTGAAGTCCCTGCTGCTGCGCGGCCCCGCCGACGCCACCGCGATCGCCGCGCCACTGCCGGTCGATCGCTCGGTGGTGTCGCGTCACCTCAAGATTCTCCTCGATTCCGGGATGATCACGGTGCGCAAGGAAGGCCGCCGCCGCATCTACGAGCTCGACGGCCCGACCCTGGTCGCCCGCTTCGACGACATCGCGGCCCGAACGCGCTCCGTCGTCGCGCTGTGCTGCCCGTCTCCCACCGCAGCCCTCCGGCGCGCGTCAGACTGA
- a CDS encoding TetR/AcrR family transcriptional regulator: MREESRAPGRPARLSIDAIVDRACELVHERGLDALTMRAIAEALEATPMAIYHHVKGRDELVHLVVDRVIARIEMPDRALAPVAWLREVAHRTRHLGLRYPGVMDVLLDEGPAVPSALRILDATVAVLHDAGLGWADATDVHNTFFSWLAGAIRREGRWRTQHASEPPRFVALAETLSPRELPALRRALPHLRAMDLDEMFATSLELMLAGVERQLERPRSRRRRHDTRR; the protein is encoded by the coding sequence ATGCGCGAGGAGTCCCGAGCGCCGGGACGACCGGCCCGTCTGTCGATCGACGCGATCGTCGATCGCGCGTGCGAGCTGGTGCACGAGCGCGGGCTCGACGCGCTCACGATGCGCGCGATCGCCGAGGCCCTCGAGGCGACGCCGATGGCGATCTACCACCACGTGAAGGGCCGCGACGAGCTGGTGCACCTCGTGGTCGACCGGGTGATCGCGCGCATCGAGATGCCGGACCGGGCGCTCGCGCCGGTCGCGTGGCTGCGCGAGGTCGCGCACCGGACGCGACACCTCGGGCTCCGCTATCCGGGCGTCATGGACGTGCTGCTCGACGAAGGCCCCGCGGTGCCGAGCGCGCTGCGCATCCTCGACGCGACGGTCGCGGTGCTGCACGACGCCGGGCTCGGCTGGGCCGACGCGACCGACGTGCACAACACGTTCTTCTCGTGGCTCGCGGGCGCGATCCGTCGCGAAGGCAGATGGCGCACCCAGCACGCGAGCGAGCCGCCGCGCTTCGTCGCGCTCGCGGAGACGCTCTCGCCGCGCGAGCTCCCTGCGCTGCGCCGCGCGCTCCCTCACCTGCGCGCGATGGACCTCGACGAGATGTTCGCGACGTCGCTCGAGCTGATGCTCGCCGGCGTGGAGCGCCAGCTCGAGCGACCGCGCTCACGCCGTCGTCGTCACGACACCCGACGATAG
- a CDS encoding FHA domain-containing protein, translating into MQAPGAAWARIQLVRGQSGGQYWSIDATTPQARLTVGNAPDAGWPLQAPAVHPYHFEIFWDGNTLWLSDTRRVGGVTLNGMPVTDWVQVKGRAEVVFGGGAMHIETSVAQAVAMASNPGEAKRVTLAPGEGMMAGALVARSEFPPAAGAWDDSSLPGEATRIQPPPSEGGGWGELDPERTRIATEGALMPGAPVAQAKPASQAPPPMRPRLGGSGGGAPPMARTITAEEMSQHLAVAAQMAATPADSKSSGPSVVVQAGYPGVTSGGAQAPGYGQQQPGGFGAPQPASYGAGAPSPFGAPQQAPGAQGPQSGFMAPPSFDAAPGAQSQGQKDAKAKGKQSLPMRTWALLGLTVLAAVGLMMMGPSAEPAPAPRPPQPHPQAQTVPAPLPPQQAQPTPPTQPAVAQPTAPTQPAVAQPTAPTQPEVAQPTAPTQPTAPTQPTAPTQPTAQAVEPTPPATTPEPGATPEAPTGPTPDRLAADLVITGHYAEALPHYQQLAQAHPERPEYAQMVRILQRRLAQRCQGGVGPDGRPCTTP; encoded by the coding sequence ATGCAGGCCCCCGGGGCGGCGTGGGCGCGCATCCAGCTCGTCCGCGGGCAGTCGGGCGGGCAGTACTGGTCGATCGACGCGACCACGCCGCAGGCGCGCCTGACGGTCGGCAACGCGCCGGACGCGGGATGGCCGCTGCAGGCGCCGGCGGTGCACCCGTACCACTTCGAGATCTTCTGGGACGGCAACACGCTGTGGCTCTCGGACACGCGGCGGGTCGGCGGCGTGACGCTCAACGGCATGCCGGTCACGGACTGGGTGCAGGTGAAGGGGCGCGCCGAGGTCGTGTTCGGCGGCGGCGCGATGCACATCGAGACGTCGGTCGCGCAGGCGGTCGCGATGGCGAGCAACCCCGGCGAGGCGAAGCGGGTGACGCTCGCGCCGGGCGAAGGGATGATGGCGGGCGCGCTGGTGGCGCGCTCGGAGTTCCCGCCGGCGGCGGGGGCCTGGGACGACAGCTCGCTTCCCGGCGAGGCGACGCGCATCCAGCCGCCGCCCAGCGAAGGGGGCGGGTGGGGCGAGCTCGATCCCGAGCGCACCCGGATCGCGACCGAAGGCGCGCTGATGCCGGGCGCACCGGTCGCGCAGGCGAAGCCGGCCTCCCAGGCGCCGCCGCCGATGCGGCCGCGGCTCGGTGGGAGCGGCGGGGGCGCGCCGCCGATGGCGCGGACGATCACCGCCGAAGAGATGTCGCAGCACCTCGCGGTCGCGGCCCAGATGGCGGCGACGCCGGCGGACTCGAAGTCGAGCGGGCCCTCGGTCGTGGTGCAGGCGGGTTATCCCGGGGTGACCTCGGGGGGCGCCCAGGCGCCGGGCTACGGGCAGCAGCAGCCCGGTGGGTTCGGGGCGCCGCAGCCGGCGAGCTACGGGGCGGGGGCTCCGTCGCCGTTCGGCGCGCCGCAGCAGGCACCGGGGGCGCAGGGCCCGCAGAGCGGGTTCATGGCGCCGCCCTCGTTCGACGCGGCGCCCGGCGCACAGTCGCAGGGCCAGAAGGACGCGAAGGCCAAGGGGAAGCAGTCGCTCCCGATGCGCACCTGGGCCCTGCTGGGCCTGACGGTGCTCGCGGCGGTGGGCCTGATGATGATGGGCCCGAGCGCCGAGCCGGCGCCCGCGCCGCGGCCTCCCCAGCCGCACCCGCAGGCCCAGACGGTCCCCGCTCCGCTGCCGCCTCAGCAGGCGCAGCCGACGCCGCCGACCCAACCGGCGGTCGCGCAGCCGACGGCACCGACCCAGCCCGCGGTGGCGCAGCCGACCGCACCGACCCAGCCCGAGGTGGCGCAGCCGACTGCACCGACGCAGCCGACTGCACCGACGCAGCCGACCGCGCCGACCCAGCCGACGGCCCAGGCGGTCGAGCCGACCCCGCCGGCGACGACCCCCGAGCCCGGCGCGACGCCCGAGGCCCCCACCGGGCCCACGCCCGACCGTCTCGCCGCCGACCTGGTGATCACCGGGCACTACGCCGAGGCGCTGCCGCACTACCAGCAGCTCGCCCAGGCGCATCCCGAGCGGCCCGAGTACGCGCAGATGGTGCGCATCCTCCAGCGGCGCCTCGCGCAGCGCTGCCAAGGTGGAGTCGGTCCCGACGGTCGACCCTGCACGACCCCCTGA
- a CDS encoding Glu/Leu/Phe/Val family dehydrogenase codes for MSGNEMTFELPGVRFDDLGPRRVVFFHDPKARMHAVVVVDTLTSGPSGGGVRMTTDVTVAEIARLARAMTFKYALLSMPVGGAKAGIRFDPSDPARADVVRAFLEAAKPLIDAGVFVPGADMGTTASDFASSGDPHLDEQLTGYGVVAAAKSAAELAGRSLEGARVAIEGFGKVGTAAARFFVREGAEIVAVSTVRAAITAKDGLDVERLAALREEHGDAGLERAPGVQVLPREALFTVPCDVLVPGARPDAIHAGNVDDVEASIIVPGSNAPYAPGTLESLDARGVIAIPDFVANAGGVLATICALQGFGEDAAHGLVRDLIGRNVKRVIERARERRLLPYAAAIEIAREQIANR; via the coding sequence ATGAGCGGGAACGAGATGACGTTCGAGCTGCCGGGGGTGCGCTTCGACGACCTCGGGCCGCGGCGTGTGGTGTTCTTCCACGATCCGAAGGCGCGCATGCACGCGGTCGTCGTGGTCGACACGCTCACCAGCGGCCCTTCGGGCGGCGGCGTGCGCATGACGACCGACGTCACGGTCGCCGAGATCGCGCGCCTCGCGCGCGCGATGACGTTCAAGTACGCGCTGCTCTCGATGCCGGTCGGCGGCGCGAAGGCGGGCATCCGCTTCGACCCGAGCGATCCGGCGCGCGCCGACGTGGTGCGCGCGTTCCTCGAGGCGGCGAAGCCGCTGATCGACGCCGGTGTGTTCGTGCCCGGGGCCGACATGGGCACGACCGCGAGCGACTTCGCGAGCAGCGGCGACCCGCACCTCGACGAGCAGCTGACCGGCTACGGCGTGGTGGCCGCGGCGAAGAGCGCGGCCGAGCTCGCCGGGCGATCGCTCGAGGGCGCGCGCGTCGCGATCGAGGGCTTCGGCAAGGTCGGCACCGCGGCCGCGCGCTTCTTCGTGCGCGAGGGCGCGGAGATCGTCGCGGTCTCCACGGTGCGCGCTGCGATCACCGCGAAGGACGGGCTCGACGTGGAGCGCCTCGCCGCGCTGCGCGAGGAGCACGGCGATGCGGGCCTCGAGCGCGCGCCCGGCGTGCAGGTCCTGCCGCGCGAGGCGCTCTTCACGGTGCCCTGCGACGTGCTCGTCCCGGGCGCGCGTCCCGACGCGATCCACGCGGGCAACGTCGACGACGTCGAAGCGTCGATCATCGTGCCGGGATCGAACGCGCCCTACGCGCCGGGCACGCTCGAGTCGCTCGATGCGCGCGGCGTGATCGCGATCCCCGACTTCGTCGCCAACGCCGGCGGCGTGCTCGCGACGATCTGCGCGCTGCAGGGCTTCGGAGAGGACGCGGCGCACGGCCTCGTGCGCGACCTCATCGGTCGCAACGTGAAGCGCGTGATCGAGCGCGCGCGCGAGCGACGCCTCCTCCCCTACGCCGCCGCGATCGAGATCGCGCGCGAGCAGATCGCGAACCGTTGA
- a CDS encoding M1 family metallopeptidase, producing MRRFALFSLVLSLAACGSSPSTTPTTTEEPTASGGEIGEAVTIERAPSRLPESVAPTRYTLTLSITPARDRFSGEADVDVRVTEPTSAIWIHGQNLDVTEVRAIAGGETIGARWEQVDAEEGVARIVLERAIAPGEARLHFAWTAPFDQTLEGLYRVRVGEDAYAFTQFEALAARKAFPSFDEPRFKTPYDVTLVVPAGQGAFANSRELESSEENGARRVRFATTEPLPTYLVAWAVGPIDVVEATIPANAVRAQPLALRGLAVRGRGGDLAFAMQHTPRILAALEGYFGTPYPFDKLDIVAVPDFSAGAMENAGLVTFRDNLLLLSADAPIAQRRGFAFVMAHELAHQWFGNLVTMAWWDDLWLNEAFATWMETAIVREVFPEMRAEVGELTTALEAFDADSLASARQIRNPIETSHDIHNAFDSITYSKGASVLAMFEHWLGRETFQRGVRRYLSEHARGNARGEDLLRALSEEAQRDVAAPLTTFLAQPGVPLIEARVECEGEPRLALTQRRYLPVGSSASADATWQVPVCAKYRAGGQVRETCTLLTEAQGTMALEGGACPEWLHPNAGGTGYYRWTLPDDQLARLRTPQAQRAMDTRDLLSVADSVRAGFASGRVSFESAARALEPFADSTDRHIATAPIELLQYAYDHLLETDAQRDAFRAYATRLYRNQLRRLGWGPRGRAAEDGEVRLLRAAILSFLAITAKDPAVRRDAQTRGLAFVEGGTVHQDAVPSDLVSVALVVAAQEGGEELFARLEQIFVGSQDAMTRSQLLGAMASVDDAELRGRAIALVLDPRLRINEVFRPLMGQMGDRDGREPGWAWIQANYDAMAQRMGPAYAGYLPYATSGFCSAERANEVRSFFAPRMEATQGGPRNLESAVESISLCAARADVQRQSAQQFFSSAR from the coding sequence ATGCGGCGATTCGCTCTCTTTTCCCTCGTTCTCTCGCTCGCGGCATGCGGTTCGTCGCCGAGCACGACACCGACGACCACCGAAGAGCCCACCGCGAGCGGTGGTGAGATCGGCGAGGCCGTCACCATCGAGCGCGCACCCTCGCGACTGCCCGAGAGCGTCGCGCCCACGCGCTACACACTCACGCTCTCGATCACCCCGGCGCGGGATCGCTTCTCGGGCGAGGCCGACGTCGACGTGCGCGTCACCGAGCCCACCAGCGCGATCTGGATCCACGGGCAGAACCTCGACGTCACCGAGGTGCGCGCGATCGCGGGCGGCGAGACGATCGGCGCGCGCTGGGAGCAGGTCGACGCCGAGGAAGGCGTCGCGCGCATCGTGCTCGAGCGCGCGATCGCGCCCGGCGAGGCGCGCCTGCACTTCGCGTGGACCGCGCCCTTCGATCAGACGCTCGAGGGGCTCTATCGCGTGCGCGTCGGCGAGGACGCGTACGCGTTCACGCAGTTCGAGGCGCTCGCGGCGCGCAAGGCGTTCCCGAGCTTCGACGAGCCGCGCTTCAAGACGCCCTACGACGTGACGCTCGTCGTGCCCGCGGGCCAGGGCGCGTTCGCGAACAGCCGCGAGCTCGAGAGCAGCGAGGAGAACGGCGCGCGCCGGGTGCGCTTCGCGACGACCGAGCCGCTGCCGACCTATCTCGTCGCGTGGGCGGTCGGACCGATCGACGTGGTCGAGGCGACGATCCCGGCGAACGCGGTGCGCGCGCAGCCGCTCGCGCTGCGAGGCCTCGCGGTGCGCGGTCGCGGCGGTGATCTCGCGTTCGCGATGCAGCACACGCCGCGCATCCTCGCGGCGCTCGAGGGCTACTTCGGGACTCCGTATCCGTTCGACAAGCTCGACATCGTCGCGGTGCCCGACTTCTCCGCGGGCGCGATGGAGAACGCGGGGCTCGTCACGTTCCGCGACAACCTGCTGCTGCTGAGCGCGGATGCGCCGATCGCGCAGCGTCGTGGGTTCGCGTTCGTGATGGCGCACGAGCTCGCGCACCAGTGGTTCGGCAACCTCGTCACGATGGCGTGGTGGGACGACCTCTGGCTGAACGAGGCGTTCGCGACGTGGATGGAGACCGCGATCGTGCGCGAGGTCTTCCCCGAGATGCGCGCCGAGGTCGGCGAGCTCACGACCGCGCTCGAGGCGTTCGACGCGGACTCGCTCGCGAGCGCGCGTCAGATCCGCAATCCGATCGAGACGAGCCACGACATCCACAACGCGTTCGACTCGATCACCTACAGCAAGGGCGCGAGCGTGCTCGCGATGTTCGAGCACTGGCTCGGGCGCGAGACGTTCCAGCGCGGCGTGCGCCGTTATCTGAGCGAGCACGCGCGCGGCAACGCGCGCGGCGAGGACCTGCTGCGCGCGCTGAGCGAAGAGGCGCAGCGCGACGTCGCGGCGCCGCTCACGACGTTCCTCGCGCAGCCGGGCGTGCCGCTGATCGAGGCGCGCGTCGAGTGTGAGGGCGAGCCGCGTCTCGCGCTCACGCAGCGTCGTTATCTGCCGGTGGGATCGAGCGCGAGCGCGGACGCGACGTGGCAGGTCCCGGTCTGCGCGAAGTACCGCGCGGGCGGGCAGGTGCGCGAGACGTGCACGCTGCTCACCGAGGCGCAGGGCACGATGGCGCTCGAGGGCGGCGCGTGCCCCGAGTGGCTGCACCCGAACGCGGGAGGCACCGGCTACTACCGCTGGACGCTGCCCGACGATCAGCTCGCGCGGCTCCGCACGCCGCAGGCACAGCGCGCGATGGACACGCGTGATCTGCTCTCGGTCGCCGACAGCGTGCGCGCCGGCTTCGCGTCGGGCCGCGTGTCGTTCGAGAGCGCGGCGCGCGCGCTCGAGCCCTTCGCGGACAGCACGGATCGCCACATCGCCACCGCGCCGATCGAGCTCTTGCAGTACGCGTACGATCACCTGCTCGAGACCGACGCGCAGCGCGACGCGTTCCGCGCGTACGCGACGCGCCTCTATCGCAACCAGCTGCGCCGCCTCGGGTGGGGCCCGCGCGGTCGCGCCGCGGAGGACGGTGAGGTCCGGCTGCTGCGCGCGGCGATCCTCTCGTTCCTCGCGATCACCGCGAAGGATCCCGCGGTGCGTCGTGACGCGCAGACGCGCGGGCTCGCGTTCGTCGAGGGCGGCACGGTGCACCAGGACGCGGTGCCGAGCGATCTCGTGAGCGTCGCGCTCGTGGTCGCGGCCCAGGAGGGCGGCGAGGAGCTCTTCGCGCGGCTCGAGCAGATCTTCGTGGGCTCGCAGGACGCGATGACGCGCTCGCAGCTGCTCGGCGCGATGGCGAGCGTCGACGACGCGGAGCTGCGGGGACGCGCGATCGCGCTGGTGCTCGATCCGCGGCTGCGCATCAACGAGGTGTTCCGCCCGCTGATGGGCCAGATGGGTGATCGCGACGGGCGCGAGCCGGGCTGGGCGTGGATCCAGGCGAACTACGACGCGATGGCGCAGCGGATGGGCCCGGCGTACGCGGGCTATCTGCCGTACGCGACGAGCGGCTTCTGCAGCGCGGAGCGCGCGAACGAGGTGCGCTCGTTCTTCGCGCCGCGCATGGAAGCGACGCAGGGCGGGCCGCGCAACCTCGAGAGCGCCGTGGAGTCGATCTCACTGTGCGCGGCGCGCGCGGACGTGCAGCGCCAGAGCGCCCAGCAGTTCTTCTCGTCGGCGCGGTGA
- a CDS encoding ExbD/TolR family protein, whose product MGGISVGGGGHGNRKSVDAEVSLMPTIDLLLCCIMFLLVTAVWSRLGQLEVDQHAAAGGTADAPAVERIVVYLQIQASGFTLGSTAGEHVEIPSGSGGYDLETLHARLAERQRAAPDSDDLVVAPDDGVAYEHVIAAVDTAVTAGFSGVTLSDQPPR is encoded by the coding sequence GTGGGCGGAATCAGCGTGGGTGGGGGAGGGCACGGCAACCGGAAGAGCGTCGACGCGGAGGTCTCGCTGATGCCGACGATCGACCTCCTGTTGTGCTGCATCATGTTCCTGCTCGTGACCGCGGTGTGGAGCCGGCTCGGGCAGCTCGAGGTCGATCAACACGCAGCCGCGGGGGGCACCGCCGACGCGCCGGCGGTGGAGCGCATCGTCGTGTACCTCCAGATCCAGGCGAGCGGCTTCACGCTCGGCTCGACCGCGGGTGAGCACGTCGAGATCCCGAGCGGCAGCGGCGGATACGATCTCGAGACGCTGCACGCGCGGCTCGCCGAGCGACAGCGCGCCGCGCCCGACAGCGACGACCTCGTGGTCGCGCCCGACGACGGCGTCGCGTACGAGCACGTGATCGCAGCGGTCGACACCGCGGTGACCGCGGGGTTCAGCGGCGTGACGCTCTCGGATCAGCCGCCGCGATGA